The Candidatus Methylomirabilota bacterium genome segment CGCTGCTCGTTCCTCGCGCTGCTCGTGCTGTTGACGCTCCCGGTGCCGGCCCAGGCGGAGTTCTTCCGCTACACGGACGAGCAGGGGCAGTCCTACTACGTCCAGGGTCTCGAGAGCGTGCCGGCGCGCTACCGCGCCTCCGCCGTCCCGCTGGGGCTGCGCAACGCGCCTCCATCCACCAGTGCCGGCACGACGATCCGCTACACGCCGGGTCAGCCGATCATGGTGGACGTCCGGATCAACGGCAGCGCCCCTGCAAGGCTGTTGCTCGACACGGGCGCCGACCGCACGCTCATCAGCCCCCGGGCGCTGGCCGCCGCCGGCGTGTCGCTGACGCGCCCCTTTGCGCAAGGCCAGATCGTGGGGGTGACGGGCACGGACCGGGTCTCCTTCGTGCTGATCGACTCGCTCGAGGTCGGTGACGCGCGCGTGAACCGCCTGCCGGTGGCGGCATACGAGACGGCTCAGCTGCCGGGTGATGGACTGCTCGGCCGCGATTTCCTCGGCCGGTTCACGGTGAACATCGACTCCGACCG includes the following:
- a CDS encoding retropepsin-like aspartic protease, yielding RCSFLALLVLLTLPVPAQAEFFRYTDEQGQSYYVQGLESVPARYRASAVPLGLRNAPPSTSAGTTIRYTPGQPIMVDVRINGSAPARLLLDTGADRTLISPRALAAAGVSLTRPFAQGQIVGVTGTDRVSFVLIDSLEVGDARVNRLPVAAYETAQLPGDGLLGRDFLGRFTVNIDSDRGVVTISPK